A region from the Salvia splendens isolate huo1 chromosome 15, SspV2, whole genome shotgun sequence genome encodes:
- the LOC121766324 gene encoding probable peroxygenase 4 isoform X1 codes for MEDHNQISALQKHVMFFDRNNDGVIYPSETFEGFRAIGAGISLSSVAAFFINVGLSRKTRPGQPFSFHFPIEVKNIKLAKHTSDSGVYDKEGRFVSEKFEEIFAKHALTQRQALTAEELQKFMKSNREPKDYGGWLAGYTEWKILHYLCKDEHGMLHKDTIRAAYDGSLFQKMADEKASKKKNSTIHV; via the exons ATGGAAGATCACAATCAGATTAGCGCTCTACAGAAACATGTTATGTTCTTCGATCGAAATAACGACGGCGTTATTTACCCCTCCGAAACTTTTGAag GATTTCGAGCAATTGGAGCGGGGATATCGTTGTCCTCCGTCGCCGCTTTCTTCATAAACGTCGGCCTCAGCCGGAAAACGAGACCG GGGCAACCCttctcttttcattttccaATTGAGGTGAAAAACATCAAACTGGCAAAGCATACTAGTGATTCTGGTGTCTATGACAAAGAAGGAAG GTTTGTTTCTGAAAAGTTTGAGGAGATATTTGCAAAGCATGCCCTTACGCAACGACAAGCCTTGACTGCAGAAGAGTTGCAAAAGTTCATGAAATCCAACAGGGAGCCAAAGGACTATGGTGGATG GTTGGCTGGTTACACAGAGTGGAAGATACTGCATTACCTTTGCAAGGACGAACACGGGATGCTGCACAAAGACACAATAAGAGCTGCTTATGATGGATCCCTCTTCCAGAAAATGGCTGATGAGAAAGCATCtaagaagaaaaa caGCACAATCCATGTTTGA
- the LOC121766324 gene encoding probable peroxygenase 4 isoform X2 has product MEDHNQISALQKHVMFFDRNNDGVIYPSETFEGFRAIGAGISLSSVAAFFINVGLSRKTRPGQPFSFHFPIEVKNIKLAKHTSDSGVYDKEGRFVSEKFEEIFAKHALTQRQALTAEELQKFMKSNREPKDYGGWLAGYTEWKILHYLCKDEHGMLHKDTIRAAYDGSLFQKMADEKASKKKNTIHV; this is encoded by the exons ATGGAAGATCACAATCAGATTAGCGCTCTACAGAAACATGTTATGTTCTTCGATCGAAATAACGACGGCGTTATTTACCCCTCCGAAACTTTTGAag GATTTCGAGCAATTGGAGCGGGGATATCGTTGTCCTCCGTCGCCGCTTTCTTCATAAACGTCGGCCTCAGCCGGAAAACGAGACCG GGGCAACCCttctcttttcattttccaATTGAGGTGAAAAACATCAAACTGGCAAAGCATACTAGTGATTCTGGTGTCTATGACAAAGAAGGAAG GTTTGTTTCTGAAAAGTTTGAGGAGATATTTGCAAAGCATGCCCTTACGCAACGACAAGCCTTGACTGCAGAAGAGTTGCAAAAGTTCATGAAATCCAACAGGGAGCCAAAGGACTATGGTGGATG GTTGGCTGGTTACACAGAGTGGAAGATACTGCATTACCTTTGCAAGGACGAACACGGGATGCTGCACAAAGACACAATAAGAGCTGCTTATGATGGATCCCTCTTCCAGAAAATGGCTGATGAGAAAGCATCtaagaagaaaaa CACAATCCATGTTTGA